Proteins encoded together in one Mycobacterium simiae window:
- a CDS encoding lipoprotein LpqV produces MRWRSDRPLRWGALIVAAGCAVSPGVAGCSSGGAPGGKTTSSPTRTSPGPTGPAPAPVGAVGLSPAGVTTRVDVPAESTEEEYYQACHAAKVWMDAHHRPGESLFEPYLAMLQTTSTSTAGTWNTRWSDLTPARQAAVITAVRAAADNECD; encoded by the coding sequence GTGCGGTGGCGCAGCGATCGCCCCCTGCGGTGGGGCGCCCTGATAGTGGCGGCCGGTTGTGCGGTGTCGCCCGGCGTCGCGGGATGCTCGTCCGGCGGTGCGCCCGGCGGCAAAACCACGTCGTCGCCGACGCGAACGTCGCCGGGACCGACCGGCCCGGCACCGGCTCCTGTCGGAGCGGTCGGCCTGTCCCCCGCCGGCGTGACCACTCGGGTCGACGTCCCCGCGGAGTCGACCGAAGAGGAGTACTACCAGGCCTGTCACGCCGCGAAGGTGTGGATGGACGCTCATCACAGGCCCGGTGAATCCCTGTTCGAGCCGTACCTGGCGATGCTGCAGACCACATCGACGAGCACGGCGGGCACCTGGAACACGCGGTGGTCGGACCTGACGCCGGCGCGGCAGGCGGCGGTGATCACCGCCGTGCGCGCGGCCGCCGACAACGAGTGCGATTAG
- a CDS encoding patatin-like phospholipase family protein, translated as MTTRRALVLGGGGIAGIAWETGILRGIADESPAAARLLLDADVLIGTSAGSAVAAQLGSGSTLETLFDRQVGETSSEIDSGVDVDTITELFLTALGGPYDESQPRTPQQMQRIGAVALSTATVPEAIRRRVIEDRLPSHEWPQRALRITAIDTATGELVVFDAASGVSLVDAVAASCAVPGAWPPVTIGGRRYMDGGVASSVNVGVARDCDAVVVLVPAAADAPSAFGAGPAAEIASFEGRAFAVFADTGSRKAFGPNPLDPRCRVDSAEAGRQQGRREAPALARFLGV; from the coding sequence GTGACCACCAGACGAGCGCTCGTGCTGGGCGGCGGTGGGATAGCCGGAATTGCTTGGGAGACAGGTATTTTGCGGGGAATCGCGGACGAGTCGCCCGCCGCGGCGCGGCTGCTGCTGGACGCCGACGTGCTGATCGGAACGTCGGCGGGTTCGGCGGTCGCTGCTCAGCTTGGCAGCGGCAGCACTCTGGAGACGTTGTTCGATCGGCAGGTCGGCGAGACCTCGAGTGAAATCGATTCCGGCGTCGACGTCGACACCATCACCGAACTGTTCCTGACCGCCCTGGGCGGACCCTACGATGAGTCGCAACCCCGGACACCCCAGCAGATGCAGCGCATCGGCGCGGTCGCGCTAAGCACCGCCACCGTTCCCGAGGCGATCCGCCGACGCGTGATCGAGGACCGCTTGCCGTCCCACGAGTGGCCGCAACGCGCGCTGCGCATCACCGCGATCGACACCGCCACCGGAGAATTGGTGGTCTTCGACGCCGCATCCGGGGTCTCGCTCGTCGATGCGGTGGCAGCCAGTTGCGCGGTGCCGGGTGCGTGGCCGCCGGTGACGATCGGTGGCCGGCGGTACATGGACGGCGGGGTGGCCAGCTCGGTCAACGTGGGTGTCGCGCGGGACTGCGACGCGGTCGTCGTGCTGGTGCCCGCGGCCGCCGACGCGCCGTCGGCCTTCGGTGCCGGGCCTGCCGCCGAGATCGCGTCGTTCGAAGGCCGGGCCTTTGCCGTGTTCGCCGATACCGGTTCGCGCAAGGCGTTCGGGCCCAACCCGTTAGACCCGCGCTGCCGGGTCGACTCGGCCGAAGCCGGCCGGCAGCAGGGCCGTCGCGAGGCACCGGCCCTCGCCCGATTCCTGGGTGTCTGA
- a CDS encoding class II glutamine amidotransferase, whose product MCRLFGLHAGTHACTATFWLLDAPDSLSEQSRRNPDGTGLGVFDTDGRPQLYKEPIAAWQDGDFATEAHRATGTTFVAHVRYATTGALDIRNTHPFLQDGRIFAHNGVLEGLDVLDARLHEIGTDDLVLGQTDSERVFALITGSIRAAGGDVSAGVTEAMTWLAANVPIYAVNVLLSTATDIWALRYPGTHQLCLLDRRTDGVDPQFDMRTKRIHAQSAALCDRASVVLATEPMNDDPRWRLLHPGELVHVDGDLQISRTMILPDPPRYLLRREDLSVPVEDAQHALANTRKL is encoded by the coding sequence ATGTGTCGACTCTTTGGCCTGCACGCCGGGACGCACGCGTGTACCGCGACCTTCTGGCTGCTGGACGCGCCCGACAGCCTGTCCGAACAGAGCCGGCGCAACCCCGACGGCACCGGCCTGGGTGTGTTCGACACCGATGGCCGACCGCAGCTGTACAAGGAACCGATCGCCGCGTGGCAGGACGGCGACTTCGCGACCGAGGCGCACCGCGCGACCGGAACGACGTTCGTCGCGCATGTGCGCTACGCGACGACGGGAGCGCTGGACATCCGCAACACCCACCCGTTCCTGCAGGACGGTCGGATTTTCGCGCACAACGGTGTGCTCGAGGGACTCGATGTCCTCGACGCGCGGTTGCACGAAATCGGAACCGACGATTTGGTTTTGGGGCAGACGGACTCCGAGCGGGTGTTCGCATTGATCACCGGCTCGATTCGCGCGGCGGGTGGCGACGTCTCGGCGGGCGTTACCGAGGCGATGACCTGGCTAGCGGCCAATGTGCCGATCTATGCGGTCAACGTGTTGCTGAGCACGGCCACGGACATCTGGGCGCTGCGTTATCCCGGCACTCATCAGCTTTGCCTGCTGGATCGGCGTACCGACGGGGTCGACCCGCAATTCGACATGCGTACCAAGCGAATACACGCACAGTCCGCCGCGCTGTGCGACCGCGCCTCGGTGGTGTTGGCCACCGAGCCGATGAACGACGACCCGCGCTGGCGGTTGTTGCACCCCGGCGAGCTGGTGCACGTCGACGGTGACCTGCAGATCAGCCGCACGATGATCCTGCCGGACCCGCCGCGGTATCTGCTGCGCCGGGAGGATCTCAGCGTGCCCGTCGAAGATGCGCAACACGCGCTGGCGAACACCCGGAAGCTGTGA
- a CDS encoding patatin-like phospholipase family protein has product MALALGSGGARGYAHIGVIEALRARGFEIVGITGSSMGAMIGGLQAAGRLDEFADWAKSLTQRTILRLLDPSITAAGVMRAEKILEAVRDILGEVTIDELPIPYTAVATDLLAGKSVWFQHGPLDEAIRASIAIPGVIAPHEVGGRLLADGGILDPLPMAPLAAVNADLTIAVGVSGSEVIGKREPESGATADFLNRMVRSTSALLDAAAVRSLLDRPTARAVLSRFGADTWSDEESASGQHDAVDEALEVPKLGSFEVMYRAFDIAQSALTRHMLSAYPPDLLIEVPRSTCRSLDFHRAAEVIDIGRVLADRALAALEATTEDPVPPAIEG; this is encoded by the coding sequence GTGGCGCTGGCACTGGGTAGCGGGGGCGCGCGCGGCTATGCGCACATCGGAGTGATCGAGGCGCTGCGGGCCCGCGGCTTCGAGATCGTGGGAATCACCGGCTCCTCGATGGGGGCGATGATCGGCGGCCTGCAGGCCGCCGGACGGCTCGACGAGTTCGCCGACTGGGCCAAGTCGCTGACGCAACGGACCATCCTGCGGCTGCTTGACCCGTCGATCACCGCGGCCGGGGTGATGCGCGCCGAGAAGATCCTGGAAGCGGTGCGCGACATCCTCGGCGAGGTCACCATCGACGAACTGCCGATTCCCTACACCGCGGTCGCCACCGATCTGCTGGCCGGCAAGTCGGTGTGGTTTCAGCACGGCCCGCTCGACGAGGCGATCCGGGCGTCCATCGCAATCCCGGGGGTGATCGCTCCGCACGAGGTCGGCGGCCGCCTGCTCGCCGACGGCGGCATCCTGGATCCGCTGCCGATGGCCCCGCTCGCCGCGGTCAACGCCGATCTGACGATCGCGGTGGGCGTCAGCGGTAGCGAGGTGATCGGCAAGCGCGAGCCGGAGTCCGGCGCTACCGCCGACTTCCTGAACCGGATGGTGCGCAGCACGTCCGCGCTGCTCGACGCCGCGGCGGTGCGCTCGCTTCTCGACCGGCCAACCGCGCGCGCCGTGCTGAGCCGGTTCGGCGCGGACACCTGGTCCGACGAGGAGTCGGCATCCGGCCAACACGATGCCGTCGACGAGGCGCTCGAGGTCCCGAAGCTGGGCAGCTTCGAGGTGATGTACCGGGCATTCGACATCGCCCAGTCCGCCCTCACGCGTCACATGCTGTCGGCCTACCCGCCGGATCTGTTGATTGAAGTACCGCGCTCGACGTGCCGGAGCCTGGATTTCCACCGGGCCGCAGAGGTGATCGACATTGGCCGGGTCCTGGCCGACCGGGCGCTGGCCGCACTCGAGGCCACGACCGAGGATCCCGTGCCGCCCGCCATCGAGGGCTGA
- a CDS encoding rhodanese-like domain-containing protein has translation MSRIDVVLRSARRRLCRLPAAEVPDAVRGGAVLVDIRPHAQRSSEGEVPGALVVERNVLEWRCDPTSDARLPQAVGDDVEWVILCSEGYTSSLAAAALLDIGLHRATDVVGGYRALAEVGVLTELAQLAATQSLAWSNGRSRAVFSGVQPGGDSTAAQPSATSAT, from the coding sequence GTGAGCCGGATCGACGTGGTCCTGAGGTCCGCCCGGCGTCGTTTGTGTCGGTTGCCGGCCGCCGAGGTTCCCGACGCGGTCCGAGGTGGGGCGGTGCTCGTCGACATCCGGCCGCACGCGCAGCGAAGCAGTGAGGGCGAGGTACCGGGTGCCCTGGTCGTCGAGCGCAACGTCCTGGAATGGCGCTGCGACCCGACCAGCGATGCCCGGCTGCCGCAGGCCGTCGGCGACGATGTCGAATGGGTGATCCTGTGCTCGGAGGGCTACACCTCGAGCCTGGCCGCGGCCGCGCTGCTGGACATCGGTCTGCACCGCGCCACCGACGTCGTTGGCGGCTACCGGGCGCTGGCCGAGGTCGGGGTGCTCACCGAACTCGCCCAGCTCGCCGCTACTCAGTCGTTGGCATGGAGCAACGGGCGCAGCCGTGCGGTCTTCTCCGGCGTCCAGCCCGGTGGCGACAGCACCGCGGCCCAGCCGTCGGCCACGTCGGCGACGTAG
- a CDS encoding cysteine dioxygenase: protein MSFPVARSAVLRPPTSASPSAGPTALRVPDLLHATDQAADDVLSGRCDHLLPAGGIPESQRWYARIHGDDELDVWLISWVPGHATELHDHGGSLGALTVVSGSLNEFRWDGSKLRRRRLDAGDQAGFPLGWVHDVVWAPRPVPRPLSGSAPTIGAPAAPTLSVHAYSPPLSAMSYYEVTGRNRLRRRRTELTDQPEGAR from the coding sequence ATGTCTTTCCCTGTCGCCCGCTCTGCCGTGTTGCGTCCACCCACCTCCGCGTCGCCCTCGGCCGGGCCCACGGCGTTGCGAGTGCCTGACCTGCTGCACGCCACCGACCAGGCCGCCGACGACGTGCTCAGCGGACGCTGCGATCACCTGCTGCCCGCCGGGGGCATTCCGGAGTCGCAGCGCTGGTACGCCCGCATCCACGGCGACGACGAACTGGACGTCTGGTTGATCAGCTGGGTGCCCGGTCACGCGACCGAACTGCACGACCACGGCGGGTCGCTGGGTGCGCTGACCGTCGTGTCCGGCTCGCTCAACGAATTCCGTTGGGACGGAAGCAAACTGCGTCGCCGCCGGCTGGATGCCGGGGATCAGGCCGGGTTTCCACTGGGCTGGGTGCACGACGTGGTGTGGGCGCCCCGGCCCGTCCCCAGGCCGCTGTCCGGATCCGCGCCGACGATCGGTGCGCCGGCGGCACCGACGCTGAGCGTGCACGCGTACTCACCGCCGCTGAGCGCGATGTCCTACTACGAAGTCACCGGCCGCAACCGGCTGCGTCGCCGACGCACCGAACTGACCGACCAACCGGAGGGTGCGCGGTGA